From Panicum hallii strain FIL2 chromosome 2, PHallii_v3.1, whole genome shotgun sequence, a single genomic window includes:
- the LOC112882185 gene encoding ankyrin repeat domain-containing protein 13B-like: MPVQDPSSSPSTAAGGGGARPKRTSSAPIRPADYAHSPAHHCVALRDAAGLQAILAGLPPLAHPSRVLTAADAAREARLASSVAAALDRRDVPGGDTALHLAVRLRLPSMASALAAAGADPTLQNHAGWTPLQEALCLGCRDIAACLLRAHRLAAWAKLRRRAPALSAALRRVQDFYLEVDFHFESSVVPLLSRAAPSDTYRIWKRGADLRADTTLAGFDGLRIRRADHSFLFFGEEANAGGRRLPPGSLLVLHRGRREVHDAFAAAAAAGDEDAATSDAAAYRPGLNISSARLVPRTTWLRKEKTENVGEWKARVFDVHNVVFSFRTLKAASAGRKDFTFELAGDEDGGGDDDEFLPLEIRDDDEDGDFLVADIPPPPARRSCYVPGRRSVAGPPSHLGTPQRRRNSVDVPRRLPACASVGRGEDGLFGRHSGTTTTGGAKWKEEETVKTLRPSVWLTEDFPLSVDEFLPLLDILASRVRAVRRLRELLTTKFPPGTFPVKVAIPVVPTVRVVITFTKFVPLIEPEEFFTPMSSPSLLASPGPGSIMAKPDTHKSSYLKWSSKSSRSKPANLSQVTDNADPFTVPSDYTWVNSLGSKNHDKKSSKSKKGKSKET, from the exons ATGCCCGTCCAGGatccctcctcctcgccctccaccgcggccggcggcggcggcgcgcggcccaAGCGCACGTCGTCGGCGCCGATCCGCCCCGCCGACTACGCGCACAGCCCCGCGCACCACTGCGTCGCGCTGCGGGACGCCGCGGGGCTGCAGGCCATCCTCGCGGGCCTCCCGCCGCTCGCGCACCCGTCCCGCGTCCtcaccgccgccgacgccgcccggGAGGCCCGCCTCGCGTCCTCCGTCGCTGCGGCGCTCGACCGGCGCGACGTCCCCGGCGGGGACACCGCGCTCCACCTCGCGGTCCGGCTCCGGCTCCCCTCCATGGCctccgcgctcgccgccgcgggggCGGACCCCACCCTGCAGAACCACGCCGGGTGGACCCCGCTCCAGGAGGCGCTCTGCCTCGGGTGCAGGGACATCGCGGCCTGCCTCCTCCGCGCGCACCGCCTCGCCGCCTGggccaagctccgccgccgggcGCCCGCGCTCTCCGCCGCGCTTCGCCGGGTCCAGGACTTCTACCTCGAGGTGGACTTCCACTTCGAGAGCTCCGTCGTGCCGCTGCTCTCGCGCGCCGCGCCCTCCGACACCTACCGCATTTGGAAGCGCGGCGCGGACCTGCGCGCGGACACCACGCTTGCCGGCTTCGACGGCCTCCGCATCCGCCGCGCCGACCACTCCTTCCTATTCTTCGGCGAGGAGGCCAACGCGGgcggccgccgcctgcccccggGCTCGCTGCTCGTGCTCCACCGAGGCCGGCGCGAGGTGCACGACGCgttcgccgcggccgcggcagcGGGCGATGAGGACGCCGCCACCTCCGACGCGGCCGCCTACCGGCCGGGGCTCAACATCTCCTCCGCGAGGCTCGTGCCGAGGACCACCTGGCTGCGGAAGGAGAAGACGGAGAACGTCGGCGAGTGGAAGGCGCGGGTGTTCGACGTCCACAACGTCGTCTTCTCCTTCCGCACCCTTAAGGCCGCGAGTGCCGGGCGCAAGGATTTCACCTTCGAGCTGGCCGGagacgaggacggcggcggcgacgacgatgaGTTCTTGCCGCTAGAGATCCGGGACGACGACGAAGACGGCGACTTCCTGGTCGCCGacatccctccgccgccggcgcggcgcAGCTGCTACGTGCCCGGGCGGCGCAGCGTGGCGGGTCCGCCCTCGCACTTGGGCACCCCGCAGAGGCGGAGGAATAGCGTGGACGTGCCGCGGCGGCTGCCGGCGTGCGCGTCTGTAGGGCGCGGCGAGGACGGCCTCTTTGGCCGGCACTCAGGGACGACAACGACGGGGGGTGCCAAGtggaaggaggaggagacggTGAAGACGCTGCGGCCGTCGGTGTGGCTCACGGAGGACTTCCCGCTGAGCGTCGACGAGTTCCTGCCGCTGCTGGACATCCTGGCCAGCCGCGTGCGCGCCGTGCGCCGGCTCCGCGAGCTTCTCACCACCAAGTTCCCACCAGGGACGTTCCCCGTGAAG GTTGCGATCCCTGTTGTGCCGACGGTGAGGGTGGTCATCACATTCACCAAGTTTGTACCCCTCATCGAGCCGGAGGAGTTCTTCACGCCGATGTCGAGCCCCAGTCTCTTGGCGAGCCCAGGGCCAGGAAGCATCATGGCCAAGCCCGACACCCACAAGAGCTCCTACCTGAAGTGGAGCTCGAAGAGCTCAAGATCCAAGCCCGCGAACCTGTCGCAGGTCACTGACAACGCCGACCCTTTCACGGTGCCGAGCGACTACACCTGGGTGAACAGCCTCGGGTCCAAGAACCATGACAAGAAGTCGTCCAAGTCCAAGAAGGGCAAGTCTAAGGAAACCTAG
- the LOC112883358 gene encoding autophagy-related protein 8A, translating to MAKTCFKMEHELEKRQSESAKIRDKYPDRIPVIVEKAGKTDVPEIDKKKYLVPADLTVGQFIYVVRKRIKLSPEKAIFVFVKNTLPPTASLMSAIYEENKDEDGFLYMTYSGENTFGSA from the exons ATGGCCAAGACTTGCTTCAAGATGGAGCATGAACTAG AGAAGAGGCAGTCTGAATCTGCCAAGATCAGGGATAAGTACCCAGACAGAATTCCC GTGATTGTTGAGAAAGCTGGCAAGACTGATGTCCCAGAGATCGATAAAAAGAA GTACCTTGTCCCCGCTGATCTCACTGTTGGCCAATTTATCTATGTGGTGAGGAAGAGGATCAAGCTGAGCCCGGAGAAGGCCATCTTTGTCTTTGTTAAGAACACTTTGCCACCCACTG CCTCTTTGATGTCTGCGATCTACGAGGAGAACAAAGATGAGGACGGCTTCCTCTACATGACTTACAGTGGCGAGAACACCTTCGGCTCTGCCTAA
- the LOC112881229 gene encoding uncharacterized protein LOC112881229 yields the protein MAGVREEEFDEGDVWDVLQGDHHQVGSTEAAAAAAFVVTSPRNRRARSGKDKKPAVAKSDGMVMSRPRPSAPVAIPAGSGSSRLGGGGEEDEEDGGEMLPPHEWLARKMGRMGVASPPDQACRGRSKSRELTKIRDALLPKTAFSEQ from the coding sequence ATGGCCGGAGTCCGGGAAGAAGAGTTCGACGAGGGAGACGTGTGGGACGTGCTGCAGGGCGACCACCATCAGGTCGGCAGCacggaggcagcggcggcggcggcgttcgtgGTGACTTCTCCAAGGAATAGGAGGGCCCGCAGCGGCAAGGACAAGAAGCCCGCTGTGGCCAAGAGCGACGGTATGGTTATGAGCAGGCCGAGGCCGTCGGCGCCGGTGGCCATCCCGGCCGGCAGCGGCTCTTCgaggctcggcggcggcggcgaggaggacgaggaggacggaggGGAGATGCTGCCGCCGCACGAGTGGCTGGCGAGGAAGATGGGGCGGATGGGCGTGGCGTCGCCGCCGGACCAGGCGTGCAGGGGGCGAAGCAAGAGCCGGGAGCTCACCAAGATCAGGGACGCCCTGCTCCCCAAGACCGCCTTCTCAGAGCAGTAG
- the LOC112881230 gene encoding probable protein S-acyltransferase 5: MEYSADQERGMQEHHHQGHRRSAGAGAPNGSPSSATCNPIRSACGTLRSLTPSCFSRGPPLPPSPPARVHQVWPGRNVFFLDGRVICCPDPRGLILSAMALLLSEWIFLARVIDSSSAHRILIPASSLILLAAATASLLLAATSDPGIIPRNQASPSSEEDGTSAARFVVVNGVEVRLKFCKTCKIHRPPRSSHCAVCDNCVDKFDHHCPWISQCIGLRNYRFYMLLLCSALAFYTFMFAFTTSHEMEKGRYHSSPNPYDKGALANIRESLLEKLPPPRVDFRAAAEPTWGPAGGESEGDLPTPSDDAGGQAMRDARC, translated from the exons ATGGAGTACTCCGCTGATCAAGAACGAGGGATGCAAGAGCATCACCACCAAGGTCACCGGAGGAGCGCCGGAGCTGGAGCACCTAACGGTTCTCCCTCCTCCGCGACGTGCAATCCGATCAGGAGCGCTTGCGGCACGCTCCGATCCCTGACGCCGTCCTGCTTCAGCCGCGGCCCGCCGcttccgccgtcgccgccggcgagggtgCACCAAGTCTGGCCTGGGAGAAAT GTGTTTTTCTTGGATGGCCGCGTGATCTGCTGCCCCGACCCGCGGGGCCTGATCCTGTCAGCCATGGCGCTTCTCCTTTCAGAATGGATTTTCTTGGCCCGCGTCATCGATTCGTCGTCGGCGCACCGGATCCTCATCCCTGCGTCCTCCCTGATCCTATTGGCAGCC GCGACTGCTAGTTTGCTACTGGCTGCGACAAGCGATCCCGGAATCATACCAAGAAACCAGGCATCACCGTcgtctgaagaagatgggacaAGCGCTGCCAGGTTCGTCGTCGTCAACGGTGTCGAGGTCAGGCTGAAGTTCTGCAAGACCTGCAAGATCCACCGCCCGCCAAGAAGCTCCCACTGCGCCGTCTGCGACAACTGCGTCGACAAGTTTGATCACCACTGCCCCTGGATAAGCCAGTGCATAGGACTG AGAAACTACAGGTTCTACATGCTGTTGCTGTGCTCGGCGTTGGCGTTCTACACGTTCATGTTCGCGTTCACA ACAAGCCATGAGATGGAAAAAGGAAGGTATCACAGCTCGCCCAATCCTTACGACAAGGGAGCGCTGGCGAACATCAGGGAGAGCCTGTTGGAGAAGCTGCCGCCTCCTAGAGTTGATTTCAGAGCCGCGGCCGAGCCAACCTGGGgtccggccggcggcgagagcgaGGGCGACCTCCCCACTCCTTCAGATGACGCCGGCGGGCAAGCAATGCGGGATGCAAGGTGCTAA
- the LOC112881231 gene encoding uncharacterized protein LOC112881231 has protein sequence MLFFGLPGSHNDINILQRSPLFAKLCEGEAPEVNFSINGHDYKMGYYLTDGIYPSWATFVKTIGQPQGNKQKYFAKAQEVVRKNVERAFGVLQARFALIRGQARLWDVETLGYIMKACIIVHNMIIEDEGEVDADERFDDEEENVRASHHRTPDLLEFIKTRKEIRDNESHHQLQEDLVEHLWQHKPHKY, from the coding sequence ATGCTTTTTTTTGGTTTACCTGGATCGCACAATGATATTAACATTCTCCAGCGGTCTCCACTATTTGCAAAGTTATGCGAAGGTGAAGCACCCGAAGTTAATTTTTCAATTAATGGCCACGATTACAAAATGGGATATTACCTTACCGATGGCATATATCCATCTTGGGCAACATTTGTGAAGACCATAGGACAACCACAGGGGAATAAGCAAAAGTATTTTGCTAAAGCACAGGAAGTAGTACGCAAGAATGTAGAACGAGCCTTCGGAGTTCTACAAGCTCGTTTCGCACTAATTCGGGGTCAAGCACGTTTATGGGATGTAGAGACATTGGGATATATCATGAAAGCTTGTATCATCGTGCACAATATGATTATAGAAGACGAGGGTGAAGTGGACGCAGATGAACGCTTCGACGATGAAGAAGAAAATGTACGAGCATCCCATCATCGTACCCCTGATCTTCTAGAATTTATCAAGACACGGAAAGAAATTAGGGACAACGAAAGTCATCATCAGCTGCAGGAAGACCTAGTGGAGCACCTATGGCAACATAAGCCACATAAATATTGA